A window of the Amycolatopsis solani genome harbors these coding sequences:
- a CDS encoding MarR family winged helix-turn-helix transcriptional regulator has protein sequence MLKSSVHEQEAVEPFDRLGDDERRAWVNVAKVLLTLPGALESQLLRDADLTLLGYMILARLSVVPGESLRMSEIAEMANGSLPRISHAVARLEDRGWVTRKVCTGQGRRFTTASLTDAGRAHLATASPAHVANIRRLVIEPLGIDLARFGDAAERIVETLGLPTEVFKRPNG, from the coding sequence GTGTTAAAGTCAAGCGTGCACGAGCAGGAAGCAGTGGAGCCGTTCGACCGCCTCGGCGACGACGAGCGGCGCGCGTGGGTCAACGTGGCGAAGGTGCTGCTGACGCTGCCGGGAGCGCTGGAAAGCCAATTGCTGCGGGACGCCGACCTGACCCTGCTGGGCTACATGATCTTGGCGCGGCTTTCGGTGGTGCCGGGCGAAAGCCTGCGGATGAGCGAGATCGCGGAGATGGCCAACGGCTCGCTGCCGCGGATCTCCCACGCGGTGGCCCGGCTGGAAGACCGCGGGTGGGTGACCCGGAAGGTGTGCACCGGCCAGGGCCGCCGCTTCACGACGGCATCCCTGACCGACGCGGGCCGCGCCCACCTGGCGACGGCGTCCCCGGCGCACGTGGCGAACATCCGCCGCTTGGTGATCGAGCCACTGGGCATCGACTTGGCGCGGTTCGGGGACGCGGCCGAACGGATCGTCGAGACCCTGGGGCTGCCCACCGAGGTCTTCAAGCGCCCCAACGGCTGA
- a CDS encoding MSMEG_0572/Sll0783 family nitrogen starvation response protein — MAELTETEKTSLDEIPHPSLPQGSNLYGGTKVFPDYQAEPGQSYFTLVHGIAHESSVSFVAILQATRALRKGFEAAIYFYGPGSLNCLATRGFPTTGNAAFPGELNINDQLKTFISEGGKAYCCRFGLSLHGAREEDLIEGVIPTHPLDVQDALIHYARKGAIINSTYMF; from the coding sequence ATGGCAGAGCTGACCGAGACCGAGAAGACCAGCCTCGACGAGATCCCGCACCCGTCGCTGCCGCAGGGCTCCAACCTGTACGGCGGGACCAAGGTCTTCCCGGACTACCAGGCCGAACCCGGCCAGAGCTACTTCACGCTCGTGCACGGCATCGCGCACGAGTCGTCGGTGAGCTTCGTGGCGATCCTGCAGGCGACCCGCGCGCTGCGGAAGGGCTTCGAGGCCGCGATCTACTTCTACGGCCCGGGTTCGCTGAACTGCCTGGCCACCCGCGGCTTCCCGACCACGGGCAACGCCGCGTTCCCGGGCGAGCTGAACATCAACGACCAGCTGAAGACGTTCATCTCCGAAGGTGGCAAGGCGTACTGCTGCCGGTTCGGGCTGTCGCTGCACGGGGCCCGCGAGGAGGACCTCATCGAGGGCGTCATCCCGACGCACCCGCTGGACGTCCAGGACGCGTTGATCCACTACGCGCGCAAGGGCGCGATCATCAACTCCACCTACATGTTCTAG
- a CDS encoding amidohydrolase family protein — translation MKWTNDAHRHLGVLPAYPFYGGPPVAPAIGSRATIGELLSDLDREGTERALVIPNYGVPDPAIAFSFNELCVEAAAKDDRISAALWVSPRPEEADRTDDALKLAVEEGVRALKLSFLLGGRASDPACKPQLDKIFATARAHDLVVHVHTSPGAASDIDEVGKLVDAYAGDVKLHLVHFGGGMSGHIKLVGGRFFDWIADGKQVYTDLSWAIGFTPRWLVEEISRRGLGHDRVLFASDQPWGDHEGELAKLAAAAGDGELADLVFRGTFDVLYGPKKGK, via the coding sequence ATGAAGTGGACGAACGACGCCCACCGGCACCTGGGCGTGCTGCCCGCGTACCCGTTCTACGGCGGCCCGCCGGTCGCCCCGGCGATCGGCAGCCGCGCGACGATCGGCGAGCTCCTGTCCGATTTGGACCGGGAGGGCACCGAACGCGCGTTGGTGATCCCGAACTACGGCGTGCCCGATCCGGCGATCGCCTTCTCCTTCAACGAGCTTTGCGTCGAAGCGGCGGCGAAGGACGACCGGATCAGCGCCGCGCTCTGGGTGTCGCCGCGGCCTGAAGAGGCCGACCGGACCGACGACGCCTTGAAGCTGGCCGTCGAGGAAGGCGTGCGAGCGCTCAAACTCAGCTTCCTTCTGGGCGGCAGGGCTTCCGACCCGGCGTGCAAACCGCAGCTGGACAAGATCTTCGCCACCGCACGGGCGCACGACCTCGTCGTGCACGTCCACACCTCGCCAGGGGCGGCGTCGGACATCGACGAGGTCGGCAAGCTCGTCGACGCCTACGCCGGCGACGTCAAGCTGCACCTCGTCCACTTCGGCGGCGGCATGAGCGGGCACATCAAGCTCGTCGGCGGCCGCTTCTTCGACTGGATCGCCGACGGCAAGCAGGTCTACACCGACCTGTCGTGGGCGATCGGCTTCACGCCCCGCTGGCTCGTCGAGGAGATCTCGCGCCGCGGCCTCGGCCACGACCGCGTGCTCTTCGCCTCCGACCAGCCGTGGGGCGATCACGAGGGCGAACTCGCCAAGCTGGCCGCCGCGGCCGGCGACGGCGAACTCGCCGACCTGGTTTTCCGCGGCACGTTCGACGTGCTGTACGGACCGAAGAAAGGGAAATAG
- a CDS encoding ketopantoate reductase family protein: MKILMFGRGVIATIYGWALQQAGHDVEFYVRPGRAATYGDAVDLELFDTRRRVWGQRVAEKWPVRYREALEPDHGFDLIVLSVPHHRLPEATAFLAPRLGRATVLVFGNVWTEPLAAIGPLPVDRVAWGFPQAGGGFGDDGVLRGVLLPSVFFGTLDRPPAERELAVRQAFREAGLRIKERPDFRGWLWVHFVSDAGLLSQGLRVGTLSQLAGSRSDLREGLLAARELLPLLEARGLDLRHHRGALLLFRAPTWLTAPVLAWVTAHVPLARASIAAHTDPDAEEPREVCRDTLAEARRLGVPAPRLAAAEPHFAS; encoded by the coding sequence TTGAAGATCCTGATGTTCGGCCGCGGCGTGATCGCCACGATCTACGGCTGGGCCCTGCAGCAAGCGGGACACGACGTCGAGTTCTACGTCCGGCCGGGCCGCGCGGCGACCTACGGGGACGCGGTGGACCTCGAGCTGTTCGACACGCGGCGCCGGGTGTGGGGGCAGCGCGTCGCCGAGAAGTGGCCCGTGCGCTACCGCGAGGCGCTGGAGCCGGACCACGGCTTCGACCTGATCGTGCTCAGCGTGCCGCACCACCGCCTCCCGGAGGCGACGGCCTTCCTGGCCCCGCGGCTCGGCCGGGCCACGGTGCTGGTCTTCGGCAACGTCTGGACCGAGCCGCTGGCCGCGATCGGCCCCCTCCCCGTCGACCGCGTCGCCTGGGGCTTTCCTCAGGCGGGTGGGGGTTTCGGCGACGACGGCGTACTCCGCGGGGTGCTGCTGCCGTCGGTCTTCTTCGGCACCCTCGACCGGCCCCCGGCCGAGCGGGAGCTGGCCGTGCGCCAGGCGTTCCGCGAGGCCGGGCTCCGGATCAAGGAACGCCCCGACTTCCGCGGCTGGCTGTGGGTCCACTTCGTGTCGGACGCCGGCCTGCTCTCGCAGGGCTTGCGGGTCGGGACCCTGTCCCAGCTGGCCGGGTCGAGGAGCGACCTGCGCGAAGGCCTGCTGGCCGCTCGCGAGCTGCTGCCGCTCCTCGAGGCACGCGGTCTCGACCTGCGCCACCACCGCGGCGCCTTGCTGCTGTTCCGGGCACCCACCTGGCTGACGGCGCCGGTGCTCGCCTGGGTGACCGCCCACGTCCCCCTGGCGCGCGCGAGCATCGCGGCGCACACCGACCCCGATGCCGAGGAGCCGCGCGAGGTCTGCCGCGACACGCTGGCGGAAGCGCGCCGGCTGGGTGTCCCGGCGCCGCGCTTGGCCGCGGCGGAACCGCACTTCGCCTCGTGA
- a CDS encoding carbon-nitrogen hydrolase family protein, with protein MGQIRIAAVAAHFGRDLDFDLQRIATLIDHARSSGVALLVLPDAALGGYLADLRHPDPDALPPALDPDCAELKAIRSLAAEMVVCVGYCEADGPRRYNSAVCVTGDGVLGRHRKVHQPPGESVAYEPGAEFAAFDTPVGRLGMLIDYDKTFPESARTLAVDGAEVLACLSAWPTSITNRAPRMAQDRQSRLFDLYDQARAAENQVVLVSSNQTGAMGGMRFLGQAKVVGPGGDILARTWSKAGIAVAELDVGQEIANARRVLHHLGERKPSVYREA; from the coding sequence ATGGGGCAGATCCGCATCGCCGCCGTCGCCGCGCACTTCGGCCGCGACCTCGACTTCGACCTCCAGCGCATCGCGACGCTGATCGACCACGCGCGCTCGTCCGGCGTGGCGCTGCTGGTGCTGCCGGACGCGGCCCTCGGCGGCTACCTCGCCGACCTGCGCCACCCCGACCCGGACGCCCTGCCCCCGGCGCTCGACCCCGACTGCGCTGAGCTGAAGGCGATCCGTTCGCTGGCCGCCGAGATGGTCGTCTGCGTCGGCTACTGCGAGGCGGACGGGCCGCGGCGCTACAACTCGGCGGTGTGCGTCACCGGGGACGGCGTGCTCGGCCGGCACCGCAAGGTCCACCAGCCGCCGGGGGAGAGCGTGGCCTACGAGCCCGGTGCGGAGTTCGCGGCGTTCGACACCCCGGTCGGCCGGCTGGGCATGCTGATCGACTACGACAAGACGTTCCCCGAATCGGCCCGCACGCTGGCGGTCGACGGCGCCGAGGTGCTCGCCTGCCTCAGCGCGTGGCCGACCAGCATCACCAACCGCGCGCCGCGGATGGCCCAGGACCGCCAATCCCGGCTGTTCGACCTCTACGACCAGGCGCGCGCGGCGGAGAACCAGGTCGTGCTCGTGTCGTCGAACCAGACCGGCGCGATGGGCGGCATGCGCTTCCTCGGCCAGGCCAAGGTCGTCGGCCCCGGCGGCGACATCCTCGCCCGCACCTGGTCGAAGGCCGGCATCGCGGTCGCCGAGCTGGACGTCGGGCAGGAGATCGCCAACGCGCGGCGCGTGCTGCACCACCTGGGGGAACGGAAACCGTCGGTGTACCGGGAGGCTTGA
- a CDS encoding MSMEG_0569 family flavin-dependent oxidoreductase, translating into MNSELDGLHRPVIVIGGGQAGLSMSHCLGAAGVGHLVLERERAGHEWRTRRWDSFCLVTPNWQCRLPGFPYPGDDPDGFMVRDEIVAYLENYVKHSDVPLHEGVEATRLRQVPGGGFRLTTSAGELTADHVVLATGPYQVPLKPRLAERLPEHVVQLHSAEYRNPAQLPEGDVLVVGTGQSGCQIAEDLHLAGRRVHLAVGSAPRVARRYRGRDVVAWLDEMGYYARGIDEFADADAVRFRANHYVTGRDGGHDIDLRAFATQGMQLYGRLESVRSGQLRFAGDLRRNLDAADAVSEGIKDSIDAFIAKRGIAAPREDRYKPVWEPEDGPRALDAEALSAVVWSTGFGRDHRWIDVPVFDGKGYPTHHRGVTSCPGLYFLGLPWQHTWGSGRFCGVAADAEYLARRITGGGRGDVRWLSGTPVSTYPADDDWVAPRTVA; encoded by the coding sequence ATGAACTCCGAGCTCGACGGCCTGCACCGGCCGGTGATCGTGATCGGCGGCGGCCAGGCGGGACTGTCGATGTCCCACTGCCTGGGCGCCGCCGGAGTCGGGCACCTGGTGCTCGAACGCGAGCGCGCGGGACACGAATGGCGGACCCGCCGCTGGGACAGTTTCTGCCTGGTCACGCCGAATTGGCAATGCCGGCTGCCCGGGTTTCCCTACCCGGGTGACGATCCGGACGGGTTCATGGTCCGCGACGAGATCGTCGCCTACCTCGAAAACTACGTGAAGCACTCCGACGTCCCGCTGCACGAGGGCGTCGAAGCGACGCGGCTGCGGCAGGTGCCCGGCGGTGGCTTCCGGCTCACGACGTCGGCCGGCGAGCTGACCGCCGACCACGTCGTGCTGGCCACCGGCCCGTACCAGGTGCCGCTCAAGCCGCGGCTGGCCGAACGGCTGCCCGAACACGTCGTGCAGCTGCACTCGGCCGAGTACCGCAATCCCGCGCAGCTGCCCGAGGGGGACGTCCTCGTCGTCGGCACCGGGCAGTCCGGCTGCCAGATCGCCGAGGACCTGCACCTGGCCGGGCGGCGGGTGCACCTCGCCGTCGGGTCCGCACCGCGGGTGGCCCGGCGCTACCGCGGCCGGGACGTCGTCGCCTGGCTCGACGAGATGGGTTACTACGCACGGGGGATCGACGAGTTCGCCGACGCGGACGCCGTGCGGTTCCGGGCCAACCACTACGTGACCGGCCGCGACGGCGGGCACGACATCGACCTGCGCGCGTTCGCCACGCAGGGCATGCAGCTCTACGGCCGGCTCGAAAGCGTCCGAAGTGGACAGCTGCGGTTCGCCGGTGACCTGCGCCGCAACCTCGACGCGGCCGACGCCGTTTCGGAGGGCATCAAGGACTCGATCGACGCCTTCATCGCGAAACGCGGGATCGCGGCCCCTCGCGAAGACCGGTACAAGCCGGTGTGGGAGCCGGAAGACGGGCCTCGCGCCCTCGACGCGGAAGCGCTTTCCGCCGTCGTGTGGAGCACCGGCTTCGGCCGCGACCACCGCTGGATCGACGTCCCGGTGTTCGACGGCAAGGGCTACCCGACGCACCACCGCGGGGTCACGAGCTGCCCCGGGCTGTACTTCCTCGGCTTGCCGTGGCAGCACACCTGGGGTTCCGGCCGGTTCTGCGGCGTCGCCGCGGACGCCGAGTACCTCGCCCGGCGGATCACCGGCGGCGGCCGCGGCGACGTCCGGTGGCTCTCCGGCACGCCGGTGAGCACCTACCCGGCCGACGACGACTGGGTCGCGCCGCGGACGGTGGCCTGA
- a CDS encoding MSMEG_0567/sll0787 family protein has protein sequence MEHDILALLGDVRSVAARPAFHLEEADHSGRTAYRALRHEAFVARQGLFEGHDLDEHDVDPRTVVLVARDTAGEVLGGVRLGPATDGPDIGWWWGGRLVVAPGAPSGVGSALVRAACARAETEGALRFEATVQTRTERLFTRLGWQRVRPVTVAGHDHVLMRWPIGRIAALARATKAALGPLLHGLTGVPGFVGDDGVPLPGTDVVAACDAIVPSMVERDPEWAGWCSVLVNLNDLAAMGAAPIGLLDALGARDASFAARVLSGLRKASTAYGVPVLGGHTQFGVPASLAVTALGRTADPIPGGGGKPGQRVWLTADLGGGWRPGYTGRQWDSTSSRRTPELRALLGSVAAARPAAAKDVSMAGIAGTLGMLAEASGCGAVLDVERVPRPRDSSTGDWLTCFPGFAVLTAGAPAPSGPAVTAECGELIAGTGVTLRWPDGESTTAIDGGVTGLGNS, from the coding sequence GTGGAGCACGACATCCTCGCGCTGCTCGGCGACGTCCGCAGCGTCGCCGCCCGCCCGGCGTTCCACCTCGAAGAGGCCGACCACAGTGGACGGACGGCCTACCGCGCGTTGCGCCACGAGGCTTTCGTGGCGCGGCAGGGCCTGTTCGAGGGGCACGACCTCGACGAGCACGACGTCGACCCGCGCACGGTCGTGCTGGTCGCGCGGGACACCGCGGGGGAGGTGCTCGGCGGGGTCCGGCTCGGCCCGGCCACCGACGGCCCGGACATCGGCTGGTGGTGGGGTGGCCGCCTGGTCGTCGCACCCGGAGCGCCGTCCGGCGTCGGCTCGGCCCTGGTCCGAGCCGCCTGCGCCCGTGCGGAAACCGAAGGGGCGCTGCGGTTCGAGGCGACCGTGCAGACCCGCACCGAACGGTTGTTCACCCGGCTCGGGTGGCAGCGCGTGCGGCCGGTGACCGTCGCCGGCCACGACCACGTCCTCATGCGGTGGCCGATCGGCCGGATCGCCGCGCTGGCCCGTGCGACGAAGGCCGCGCTCGGCCCGCTGCTGCACGGCCTGACCGGCGTGCCGGGGTTCGTCGGCGACGACGGCGTCCCGCTGCCCGGTACCGACGTCGTCGCCGCCTGCGACGCGATCGTCCCGTCCATGGTCGAGCGCGATCCGGAATGGGCGGGCTGGTGCTCGGTGCTGGTCAACCTCAACGACCTGGCCGCGATGGGGGCCGCGCCGATCGGGCTCCTGGACGCGCTCGGCGCCCGTGACGCGTCCTTCGCCGCCCGGGTCCTCAGTGGACTGCGGAAGGCGAGCACGGCGTACGGCGTGCCGGTGCTCGGCGGGCACACGCAGTTCGGCGTGCCGGCTTCGCTGGCGGTCACCGCGCTCGGCCGCACCGCGGACCCGATCCCCGGCGGTGGCGGGAAACCCGGGCAGCGGGTCTGGCTCACCGCCGACCTCGGCGGTGGCTGGCGGCCCGGCTACACCGGGCGCCAGTGGGACTCGACGAGCTCCCGGCGCACGCCCGAGCTGCGCGCCCTGCTCGGCTCGGTCGCGGCGGCGAGACCGGCGGCCGCCAAGGACGTGTCGATGGCCGGGATCGCCGGCACGCTCGGCATGCTCGCCGAGGCGTCCGGCTGCGGCGCGGTGCTGGACGTCGAGCGCGTGCCCCGGCCGCGGGACTCGTCCACCGGGGACTGGCTGACCTGCTTCCCGGGGTTCGCGGTGCTCACCGCGGGCGCGCCCGCGCCGTCGGGCCCGGCGGTCACCGCGGAGTGCGGCGAACTGATCGCGGGCACCGGCGTCACGCTGCGGTGGCCCGACGGCGAATCGACGACCGCCATCGACGGCGGCGTCACCGGATTGGGGAACTCATGA
- a CDS encoding carbon-nitrogen hydrolase family protein, whose translation MTTLRMAAAAAPFDRDLDGDFARIEKLIGEAKAEGVRLLALPEAALGGYLANLDGGAEGPPALAADGPEVARLAALAGDLVVTAGYCELDGGRRYNSAVCVTGDGVLGHHRKVHQPLAENASYGAGRAFTAFDTPVGRLGMLICYDKAFPESARALALDGAEIVVCMSAWPGSRTQPAADLAQDRWKRRFDLFDRARALENQIVWLSANQSGTFGDLRFVASAKVVDPGGEVLADTGVAEGLAIAEIDVAAALATARRSMGHLADRRPDAYPVSVP comes from the coding sequence ATGACGACACTCAGGATGGCCGCGGCGGCCGCGCCGTTCGACCGCGACCTCGACGGCGACTTCGCGCGCATCGAGAAGCTGATCGGCGAGGCGAAGGCCGAGGGGGTGCGGCTGCTGGCGCTGCCCGAGGCCGCGCTCGGCGGTTACCTCGCCAACCTCGACGGCGGCGCCGAAGGCCCGCCCGCGCTGGCCGCCGACGGCCCCGAGGTCGCGCGGCTGGCCGCGTTGGCCGGCGACCTCGTGGTCACGGCCGGGTACTGCGAGCTCGACGGCGGCCGCCGCTACAACTCCGCCGTCTGCGTCACCGGGGACGGCGTCCTCGGCCACCACCGCAAGGTGCACCAGCCGCTGGCCGAGAACGCGAGTTACGGCGCCGGGCGGGCCTTCACCGCGTTCGACACGCCGGTCGGGCGGCTGGGCATGCTGATCTGCTACGACAAGGCGTTCCCCGAGTCCGCGCGGGCGCTCGCGCTCGACGGTGCCGAGATCGTCGTCTGCATGTCGGCCTGGCCCGGCAGCCGCACCCAGCCGGCGGCCGACCTCGCGCAGGACCGCTGGAAGCGCCGGTTCGACCTCTTCGACCGGGCCCGTGCGCTGGAAAACCAGATCGTCTGGCTCTCGGCCAACCAGTCGGGCACCTTCGGCGACCTCCGGTTCGTCGCGAGCGCGAAGGTCGTCGACCCCGGCGGGGAGGTCCTCGCCGACACCGGCGTCGCCGAGGGCTTGGCGATCGCCGAAATCGACGTGGCGGCGGCGCTGGCCACGGCCCGGCGGTCGATGGGACACCTGGCGGACAGACGGCCCGACGCCTACCCGGTTAGTGTCCCGTGA
- a CDS encoding DUF6069 family protein produces MPTTAALSPATALRLGIAVVAAAAVNTVVALAASALDDGGIGMGLNPAAYLPATVLGVLVGAAGWGLIARRHPRVLRVVVPLVLVLTWIPDVLLLGAGATAANVVGLMLMHLAVTGAVVLALRTTLREPAATAPAPHAG; encoded by the coding sequence ATGCCGACCACCGCCGCCCTGTCCCCCGCCACGGCTCTCCGCCTGGGGATCGCCGTCGTGGCGGCCGCCGCCGTCAACACCGTCGTCGCGCTCGCGGCGTCCGCCCTCGACGACGGCGGCATCGGGATGGGCCTCAACCCCGCGGCCTACCTGCCCGCGACGGTGCTCGGCGTGCTCGTCGGCGCCGCCGGCTGGGGCCTGATCGCCCGCCGCCACCCGCGGGTGCTGCGGGTCGTGGTGCCCCTCGTCCTCGTCCTGACGTGGATCCCGGACGTGCTCCTGCTGGGGGCGGGCGCGACCGCCGCCAACGTGGTGGGGCTGATGCTGATGCACCTGGCGGTCACCGGCGCGGTCGTCCTCGCCCTCCGCACCACCCTGCGGGAGCCGGCCGCGACGGCCCCGGCGCCCCACGCGGGCTGA
- a CDS encoding MSMEG_0565 family glycosyltransferase — translation MRIALLSYSTKPRGGVVHTLALAEALAALGEDVTVWTLARGGDEGFFRPVDPRVRLSIVPFPDAPGESVGERILRSIAVLRSAFTPEAYDVVHAQDCISANAVDRCVRTVHHLDAFTTPELAACHERAIVRPYAHICVSAAVAAEVRTGWGIDATVIPNGVDYVRFATARRSLSRGRYVLAVGGIEPRKGSLDLLEAYALLADPDVRLVIAGGETLFDYREYRARWEKRAAELGVTPDVLGPVAHDELPSLMASAAAFAFPSTKEGFGLAAMEALAAGVPVVTRDLPVLREVFDGAARFASDPAGFARELRAAMVGPDPEPGRALARRYTWTAAAERHRAFYRSVSVSRTSRD, via the coding sequence ATGCGCATCGCCCTGCTGAGCTACTCGACCAAGCCCCGCGGCGGGGTCGTGCACACCCTCGCGCTGGCCGAGGCACTGGCGGCCCTCGGCGAAGACGTCACGGTGTGGACGCTCGCCCGGGGCGGCGACGAAGGCTTCTTCCGCCCGGTCGACCCGCGGGTGCGGCTTTCGATCGTGCCTTTCCCGGACGCCCCCGGCGAGTCGGTCGGGGAGCGGATCCTGCGGTCGATCGCGGTGCTGCGGTCGGCGTTCACGCCGGAGGCGTACGACGTCGTGCACGCGCAGGACTGCATCAGCGCGAACGCCGTGGACCGCTGCGTCCGCACGGTCCACCACCTCGACGCGTTCACCACCCCGGAACTCGCGGCCTGCCACGAACGCGCGATCGTCCGCCCGTACGCCCACATCTGCGTGTCGGCCGCGGTCGCGGCCGAGGTCCGCACCGGCTGGGGCATCGACGCGACGGTGATCCCCAACGGCGTCGACTACGTCCGCTTCGCGACGGCTCGCCGTTCCCTTTCGCGCGGCCGGTACGTGCTCGCGGTGGGCGGGATCGAGCCGCGGAAGGGATCGCTGGACCTGCTGGAGGCGTACGCACTGCTCGCCGACCCGGACGTCCGCCTGGTCATCGCCGGGGGCGAGACGCTCTTCGACTACCGCGAATACCGGGCCAGGTGGGAGAAGCGGGCGGCTGAGCTGGGGGTCACACCGGACGTGCTGGGCCCGGTCGCCCACGACGAGCTGCCGTCGCTGATGGCGTCGGCAGCGGCGTTCGCCTTCCCCTCGACCAAGGAGGGTTTCGGCCTCGCGGCAATGGAGGCGTTGGCGGCGGGGGTGCCGGTGGTGACTCGCGACCTGCCGGTACTGCGCGAGGTTTTCGACGGCGCGGCTCGGTTCGCGTCCGACCCGGCGGGCTTCGCTCGTGAGTTGCGGGCCGCCATGGTGGGGCCGGACCCGGAGCCGGGGAGGGCCTTGGCTCGTCGCTACACGTGGACGGCGGCCGCGGAACGCCACCGGGCGTTCTACCGTTCGGTTTCCGTCTCGCGGACAAGCCGTGATTGA
- a CDS encoding TetR/AcrR family transcriptional regulator: protein MTADKPLRADARRKREALLAKAREVFDAGEFFDLRFDDFASLAGVGTGTLYRHFPTREALAVAVYHGEVAALCDRARELQATLPPAEALATFLRGMVDHIDAHQGLARTLATLMATSSETLAEGGQALEQAVTDLVAAAVREGTVRGDANAGAVMMALHGIGAAHDRPDWRSEADGVITLVLDGLRSADG, encoded by the coding sequence ATGACCGCCGACAAGCCGCTGCGGGCCGACGCCCGGCGCAAGCGCGAGGCCCTGCTCGCCAAGGCGCGGGAGGTCTTCGACGCCGGCGAATTCTTCGACCTGCGCTTCGACGACTTCGCGAGCCTGGCCGGGGTGGGCACCGGCACGCTGTACCGCCACTTCCCCACCCGGGAGGCGCTGGCCGTCGCCGTCTACCACGGGGAAGTCGCCGCGCTGTGCGACCGGGCCCGCGAGCTGCAGGCCACGCTGCCCCCGGCGGAGGCGCTGGCGACCTTCCTGCGCGGCATGGTCGACCACATCGACGCCCACCAGGGCCTGGCCCGGACACTGGCGACGCTCATGGCCACCAGCTCGGAAACCCTCGCCGAAGGCGGTCAGGCGCTGGAACAGGCCGTCACCGACCTGGTCGCCGCCGCCGTGCGGGAGGGCACCGTCCGCGGTGACGCGAACGCCGGCGCCGTGATGATGGCGCTGCACGGCATCGGCGCGGCCCACGACCGCCCCGACTGGCGGTCGGAAGCCGACGGCGTCATCACCCTGGTGCTGGACGGGCTGCGCAGCGCGGACGGCTGA
- a CDS encoding MSMEG_0568 family radical SAM protein: MRVGIEEDLDTRADIAVRGVRVDAPVQRSKGAGPSDDGHLVVDGANATLPLNPESPYEVRDGRIHRGTVDLGLSVTPVARPRFYDLSTEDGVPYRKIALLHGKDVLATTVVQTCVRYAEDQRCRFCTIEESLRAGATVAAKTPRQLAEVAEAAVRLDGVRQMVMTTGTTSGPDRGARHLVRCVRAVLDAVPGLPIQVQIEPPGDLGVLTELRDAGATSIGIHVESLDDDVRRRWMPGKSTVPLAQYEAAWAEAVRVFGRNRVSTYLLIGLGEDPDELVAGAGRLIDAGVYPFVVPMRPMLGTLARRDGATAPSPSLVADITSRVAALLRAAGMTGADQGAGCAACGACGLLSAAGG; the protein is encoded by the coding sequence GTGCGCGTTGGCATCGAAGAGGATTTGGACACCCGCGCCGACATCGCCGTCCGCGGGGTGCGCGTGGACGCACCCGTACAACGCAGCAAGGGCGCCGGGCCGAGCGACGACGGCCACCTGGTCGTCGACGGTGCCAACGCCACGCTGCCGCTGAACCCCGAAAGCCCCTACGAGGTCCGCGACGGGCGGATCCACCGGGGCACCGTCGACCTCGGCCTGAGCGTGACGCCGGTGGCGCGGCCGCGGTTCTACGACTTGTCCACTGAGGACGGTGTGCCGTACCGGAAGATCGCCCTGCTGCACGGCAAGGACGTCCTCGCGACGACCGTCGTGCAGACGTGCGTCCGGTACGCCGAAGACCAGCGGTGCCGGTTCTGCACCATCGAAGAGTCGCTGCGGGCCGGGGCCACCGTGGCCGCCAAGACGCCGCGGCAGCTCGCGGAAGTCGCCGAGGCGGCCGTGCGGCTCGACGGCGTCCGGCAGATGGTGATGACGACCGGCACGACGTCGGGACCCGATCGGGGGGCCCGGCACCTGGTCCGGTGCGTCCGCGCGGTGCTCGACGCCGTGCCGGGCCTGCCGATCCAGGTGCAGATCGAGCCGCCGGGCGACCTCGGCGTGCTCACCGAACTGCGGGACGCCGGGGCGACGTCGATCGGCATCCACGTCGAGTCGCTCGACGACGACGTCCGGCGGCGCTGGATGCCGGGCAAGTCGACCGTGCCGCTGGCGCAATACGAAGCCGCGTGGGCGGAAGCGGTCCGGGTGTTCGGCCGCAACCGCGTTTCGACGTACCTGCTGATCGGCCTCGGCGAGGACCCGGACGAACTGGTCGCGGGCGCCGGGCGGCTGATCGACGCGGGGGTGTACCCGTTCGTCGTGCCGATGCGCCCGATGCTCGGCACCCTCGCCCGCCGCGACGGCGCCACCGCGCCGTCGCCGTCGCTGGTCGCGGACATCACGAGCCGGGTCGCGGCCTTGCTGCGGGCCGCCGGGATGACCGGGGCCGACCAGGGGGCGGGCTGTGCCGCGTGCGGTGCTTGCGGCCTGCTGAGCGCGGCGGGGGGCTGA